A stretch of the Aegilops tauschii subsp. strangulata cultivar AL8/78 chromosome 4, Aet v6.0, whole genome shotgun sequence genome encodes the following:
- the LOC109761799 gene encoding uncharacterized protein — translation MSLACGLPLLECVYCLGCARWAWKRCVHSGHHDSATWGHAAAADFAPVPRMCRLVMANYAPPDLLAAPPLLLDPSNVVRRRTYADTGGRVTPYLVYLDHAHADIVLALRGLNLGRESDYALLLDNRLGKRRFDGGYVHNGLLRAAGWVLDKECDLLRDLLDRYPAYTLTFTGHSLGAGVAAMLTMVVVLNLDKLGKVERGRTRCYAMAPARCMSLNLAVRYADVINSVVLQDDFLPRTATPLEDIFKSILCLPCLLCLRCLKDTCIPEDAMLKDPRRLYAPGRIYHIVERKSFRCGRYPPVVKTAVPVDGRFEHVVLSCNATMDHAIVWIEREGQRALDLMLEKERAMAAPSNQQMERDENAVQREHVEEHKAALRRAATLSVSGMTSIYGTFDGGPRPERSESFPPPASLRQQPRVSWNDLIEQVFDKDEDGQIVLRSPSPPS, via the exons ATGTCGCTGGCGTGCGGGCTGCCGCTGCTGGAGTGTGTCTACTGCCTGGGGTGCGCGCGGTGGGCGTGGAAGCGGTGCGTCCACTCCGGCCACCACGACAGCGCCACCTGgggccacgccgccgccgccgacttcGCGCCCGTGCCCCGCATGTGCCGCCTCGTCATGGCCAACTACGCCCCGCCCGACctcctcgccgccccgccgctccTCCTCGACCCCTCAAACGTCGTGCGCCGCCGCACCTACGCCGACACGGGGGGCCGCGTCACGCCCTACCTCGTCTACCTCGACCACGCGCACGCCGACATCGTGCTCGCGCTGCGCGGCCTCAACCTCGGCCGCGAGTCCGACTACGCGCTGCTCCTCGACAACCGCCTCGGCAAGCGCCGCTTCGACGGCGGCTACGTCCACAACggcctcctccgcgccgccgggtGGGTGCTCGACAAGGAGTGCGACCTGCTCCGGGACCTCCTCGACCGGTACCCCGCCTACACGCTCACCTTCACGGGCCACTCCCTCGGCGCCGGCGTCGCCGCCATGCTCACCATGGTTGTGGTGCTGAACCTCGACAAGCTCGGCAAGGTCGAGAGGGGCCGCACCAGGTGCTACGCCATGGCCCCCGCCCGCTGTATGTCGCTCAACCTCGCCGTCCGATACGCCGACGTTATCAACTCCGTCGTGCTTCAG GATGATTTCCTGCCTCGTACGGCTACTCCTTTAGAAGATATTTTCAAGTCGATACTCTG TCTGCCATGTCTCCTATGTTTGAGATGTTTAAAGGACACTTGCATACCTGAAGATGCTATGTTAAAGGATCCAAGGAGGCTGTATGCACCAGGTCGGATATATCACATTGTGGAAAGGAAAAGTTTCAG GTGTGGAAGATATCCACCAGTGGTCAAAACAGCTGTGCCGGTAGATGGTAGATTTGAGCATGTTGTTCTTTCCTGTAACGCCACAATGGATCATGCCATTGTTTGGATCGAGCGGGAAGGCCAGAGAGCTCTGGAT CTGATGCTGGAGAAGGAGCGTGCGATGGCGGCACCATCGAACCAGCAGATGGAGCGGGACGAGAATGCGGTGCAGAGGGAGCACGTGGAGGAGCACAAGGCGGCGCTGCGCAGGGCCGCCACGCTGTCAGTATCGGGCATGACGTCGATCTACGGCACGTTCGATGGCGGCCCACGGCCCGAGAGGAGCGAGAGTTTCCCGCCACCAGCGTCGTTGAGGCAGCAGCCACGGGTGAGCTGGAACGACCTGATAGAGCAGGTGTTTGACAAGGATGAGGACGGCCAGATAGTGctgcgcagcccctcccctccttCCTGA